In Pseudobacteriovorax antillogorgiicola, a single window of DNA contains:
- a CDS encoding helix-turn-helix domain-containing protein, which translates to MTKPEDKGQEPAEEKTLSPAEELATKLLEYRQDRGLSIEQVAMSTKISLPFIAALEKASTKDLPEEVFTRGFVRNLAKLYDKDPQELLHLLDKALKPQSTPKSNQNHDRKPSFAKSAKRAKPRTLGVARSRFSGVKLLKPVPFALLAVGLLLGIGVTYWGVTQKDDGAITTEFKPKTSPNTAAKPSDSEPVNPSAPPAASPPPQELVISKSKQKSQVKKVLNKDKSDPNGQVVEVTVREKVRLRIAKDGGAWVTETLAPDSYKYRFQNQMRMFIYDAGAVDVSYNGDPLGKLGVKGDIRRLAFKSDKSKGIE; encoded by the coding sequence ATGACGAAGCCGGAAGACAAAGGTCAAGAGCCTGCCGAAGAAAAAACCCTTTCTCCTGCTGAAGAACTTGCCACCAAGCTCTTAGAGTATCGTCAGGATCGAGGTCTTTCAATAGAGCAAGTTGCGATGTCGACTAAGATTTCTCTGCCGTTTATCGCAGCTCTTGAAAAAGCGTCAACCAAAGATTTGCCTGAAGAGGTTTTTACAAGAGGTTTTGTAAGAAACCTAGCGAAGCTCTACGATAAAGATCCCCAAGAGCTGTTACATCTTCTAGACAAAGCTTTAAAGCCTCAATCCACTCCCAAGTCCAATCAAAATCATGACAGAAAACCTTCTTTTGCAAAGTCTGCTAAACGGGCTAAGCCTCGCACCTTGGGAGTGGCAAGATCACGTTTTTCAGGGGTTAAACTTCTCAAGCCTGTACCCTTTGCTTTGCTCGCCGTGGGCTTGCTACTGGGAATTGGTGTTACCTATTGGGGAGTGACGCAGAAAGATGATGGAGCAATCACCACAGAATTCAAGCCCAAAACCAGCCCTAATACAGCAGCAAAGCCTTCTGATAGCGAGCCTGTCAACCCATCAGCACCTCCGGCTGCAAGTCCGCCACCACAAGAGTTGGTAATTTCGAAAAGTAAGCAGAAAAGCCAGGTGAAAAAAGTCTTGAATAAAGACAAGTCCGATCCCAATGGGCAGGTTGTGGAAGTTACAGTTCGAGAGAAAGTTCGTCTTCGGATTGCTAAGGATGGTGGTGCTTGGGTCACAGAAACATTAGCGCCCGATTCCTATAAGTATCGATTTCAAAATCAAATGCGGATGTTTATCTACGACGCGGGAGCTGTCGACGTCTCTTACAACGGAGATCCTCTAGGAAAATTAGGTGTCAAGGGTGATATTCGCCGCCTTGCATTTAAATCAGACAAGAGCAAAGGTATCGAATAG
- the panC gene encoding pantoate--beta-alanine ligase produces MRSFIDPVELRQEIANLKKAGGKIGFVPTMGALHQGHLSLLQQAKSECDYVVASIFVNPKQFGPNEDFSSYPRMIKEDLEKLEEQNVDAVFLPNARDMYPEGFQTYVDNEEMSQVLCGANRPGHFRGVLTVVIKLLNLVNPDLAIFGKKDYQQLKVIQAMARDLHLPMSIVGGEIVREPDGLAMSSRNLRLSAEERQQAPRLYQALEGVRESFNTGNREPKSLLRSFQKQMEGTGFRLQYAEIRDQEHLVEFTAEIDKPAVLAVAAFLGSVRLIDNIELGI; encoded by the coding sequence ATTCGAAGCTTTATCGATCCCGTCGAGCTACGGCAGGAAATTGCAAATCTCAAGAAAGCAGGGGGGAAGATAGGGTTTGTACCAACAATGGGCGCCCTTCACCAAGGTCATCTTTCTCTTCTCCAGCAAGCGAAATCTGAGTGTGATTACGTGGTGGCGAGCATCTTTGTCAATCCCAAACAGTTTGGGCCAAACGAGGACTTCTCTAGCTATCCACGGATGATTAAGGAAGACTTGGAGAAGCTTGAAGAGCAGAACGTTGATGCTGTGTTTTTACCCAACGCAAGGGATATGTATCCCGAGGGCTTTCAAACCTATGTGGATAACGAAGAGATGTCCCAGGTGCTGTGTGGAGCAAATCGCCCAGGGCACTTTCGCGGGGTTTTGACAGTTGTGATCAAGCTTCTGAATCTCGTTAATCCAGATCTCGCCATATTCGGTAAGAAGGACTACCAGCAGCTCAAGGTGATTCAAGCGATGGCCCGAGATCTACATCTGCCGATGAGCATTGTGGGTGGTGAGATTGTGCGGGAGCCAGATGGCCTGGCGATGAGTAGCCGAAATCTTCGCCTGTCAGCAGAGGAACGGCAGCAAGCACCTCGATTGTACCAAGCTCTAGAAGGTGTTAGAGAAAGCTTCAACACAGGCAATCGCGAGCCTAAGTCCTTGCTAAGGAGCTTTCAAAAGCAAATGGAAGGGACTGGGTTTCGCTTGCAGTATGCAGAGATTCGCGACCAGGAGCACCTGGTCGAATTCACAGCTGAAATCGATAAGCCTGCAGTGCTTGCGGTGGCAGCGTTTTTAGGCTCAGTAAGGTTGATTGACAATATCGAGTTAGGAATATGA
- the plsB gene encoding glycerol-3-phosphate 1-O-acyltransferase PlsB: MSFVRHQISQLWTLLLKPMMLWIVSRANPETPGKEFDSKEALIVYILPKKSYLDRMVLENMCRKHKLPIPEYTLDVKKKRSATVAFLSNPGLFRNRVTRKSGQDIKTIVELQKKFPDRKIHLVPVSPFWGKNPGRGENSIWKLLFNDDESAGRLQRFLIVLFQGRNNVVYFSTPFSFDDIARGETDVERLSRKTRRVLRVHFRRQRNTVLGKELYIREQVVTRVAKGKMVRTVIDHEVKTKSSRSTARSLETKARRYTRELAADQMYTMVRVFEIVLGRLWNKLFDGVEIQNLENVRTLAEKDFEIVYVPTHRSHLDYLLTSYTIYQSGMPSPHIAAGINLNFWPLGWFLRRAGAFFIRRSFKGNRLYTAVVNEYIHYLLTHGYPMTFFPEGGRSRTGKLLPLKTGMLAMIVHSFVRSSQRPVALVPVYLGYDKVMEVGSYMSELSGSSKKKESIFALLKARKLLRSYYGKAYVSYGEPIVLSEYLDQHQPQWREVGDEVERPDWLPRLVQNLGYELSVRMNQTAVMSPISMVSLSLLSSWQKALPKSGVLSFIDTLMELQNHHPYHRNLKYPTMTAEQVLEQVGKLKMHSEFKHAGGDVLHLSETESILISYYRNNVVHLIAIPSLIARFFKHQERVPLTEIAEGCSEIYPFLKEEFYLSWPESEVVSVVEGYADVMVKVGLLMRDGPVLVRPVPSYDQSENLSILGNSLGLTFERYTITAALLARHTKEGYVDSKAFEMQCQKMAQRLAILNGVNNPEFVEKSFVAKHVALLKNKGLLKPQEDGKLLIDPKVSTLARNAMKLLSYDARHSIDRIFAGK, from the coding sequence ATGAGTTTTGTTCGGCACCAAATATCCCAGCTGTGGACCCTGTTGCTAAAGCCTATGATGCTCTGGATTGTCAGTCGTGCTAATCCGGAAACCCCCGGCAAGGAGTTCGATTCTAAGGAAGCCTTGATTGTTTATATTCTGCCGAAGAAGTCCTATCTCGATCGGATGGTGCTTGAGAACATGTGTCGCAAGCATAAGCTACCCATCCCAGAATATACCCTAGACGTGAAAAAGAAGCGCTCAGCGACCGTTGCCTTTCTATCCAATCCTGGTTTGTTCCGAAACCGTGTCACCCGTAAGTCCGGTCAGGATATCAAGACGATTGTTGAGCTTCAAAAGAAGTTTCCAGATCGCAAGATTCATTTGGTTCCTGTGTCCCCCTTCTGGGGTAAAAACCCAGGCCGTGGGGAAAATTCCATTTGGAAGCTCTTGTTTAACGATGACGAGAGTGCTGGTCGCTTGCAACGATTTTTGATCGTATTATTTCAGGGGCGCAACAATGTTGTCTATTTCTCGACGCCGTTTTCCTTTGATGATATTGCTCGTGGGGAAACTGATGTTGAGCGCCTGAGCCGTAAAACCAGGCGTGTCCTCCGGGTGCACTTCCGTAGGCAGCGCAATACAGTATTGGGCAAAGAGTTATATATCCGTGAGCAAGTGGTCACACGGGTGGCCAAGGGCAAGATGGTGCGCACCGTCATCGATCATGAAGTCAAGACCAAGTCCAGCCGCTCAACGGCACGGTCTTTAGAAACCAAAGCGCGCCGCTATACCCGAGAGCTTGCCGCAGACCAAATGTATACGATGGTCAGGGTCTTCGAGATCGTCCTCGGAAGGCTCTGGAACAAGCTCTTCGATGGCGTTGAAATCCAAAACTTGGAAAATGTGCGAACTCTCGCTGAAAAAGACTTTGAGATCGTGTATGTGCCGACTCATCGAAGTCACTTAGACTACCTCTTGACTAGCTATACCATCTACCAAAGTGGGATGCCTTCACCCCATATTGCGGCTGGGATCAATTTGAACTTCTGGCCTTTGGGGTGGTTTCTCAGGCGTGCCGGGGCATTCTTTATTCGTCGCTCATTCAAGGGTAACAGGCTCTACACTGCAGTAGTGAATGAGTATATTCACTACTTGCTGACCCATGGCTACCCGATGACTTTCTTTCCAGAAGGCGGGCGTAGCCGCACCGGTAAGCTATTGCCTCTGAAGACGGGCATGCTGGCGATGATTGTGCATAGCTTTGTCAGAAGCTCCCAACGGCCTGTAGCTTTGGTACCTGTTTATCTTGGCTACGATAAGGTGATGGAAGTTGGCAGCTATATGAGCGAACTCAGTGGTAGCAGCAAGAAAAAAGAATCGATTTTTGCGCTGCTCAAGGCCAGGAAACTCTTGCGATCTTACTATGGCAAGGCTTATGTCTCCTACGGTGAACCCATTGTGCTTTCAGAATATCTCGATCAACACCAACCTCAGTGGCGTGAAGTGGGTGACGAGGTGGAACGCCCTGACTGGCTTCCCCGTTTAGTCCAGAATCTGGGCTATGAGCTATCGGTTCGTATGAACCAGACAGCAGTGATGAGCCCCATTTCAATGGTCTCTCTCAGTTTGTTGTCGTCTTGGCAAAAGGCCTTACCCAAATCTGGAGTGCTGAGCTTTATCGATACCTTGATGGAGCTTCAGAATCATCATCCATACCATAGGAATCTCAAGTATCCGACCATGACGGCAGAGCAGGTTCTAGAGCAGGTGGGTAAGCTTAAAATGCATTCAGAGTTCAAGCACGCCGGCGGTGATGTCTTGCACTTGAGCGAAACGGAAAGCATTTTGATCTCCTACTACAGAAATAATGTGGTTCACTTGATTGCGATTCCGTCGTTGATTGCTCGGTTTTTCAAGCATCAGGAGCGTGTTCCACTTACTGAAATTGCTGAGGGGTGCTCTGAAATATATCCCTTCCTGAAGGAGGAGTTTTACCTTTCTTGGCCAGAATCTGAAGTTGTCAGCGTTGTTGAAGGGTATGCGGATGTGATGGTGAAGGTTGGGCTTCTGATGCGCGATGGTCCAGTGTTGGTAAGGCCGGTGCCGAGTTACGATCAGTCAGAAAACTTGAGCATCTTGGGTAACTCGTTGGGCCTCACCTTTGAGCGCTATACAATTACAGCAGCTCTTCTCGCGAGACATACCAAAGAGGGTTACGTGGATTCGAAGGCCTTTGAAATGCAGTGTCAAAAGATGGCGCAGAGGCTGGCGATATTGAATGGAGTTAATAATCCTGAGTTTGTTGAAAAGTCTTTTGTGGCCAAGCATGTGGCACTCCTTAAAAATAAGGGGCTTTTGAAACCCCAGGAAGACGGTAAGCTTCTCATCGATCCAAAAGTTTCTACTTTGGCTAGAAACGCGATGAAGCTGCTTAGCTACGATGCTCGGCATAGCATCGATCGTATTTTTGCAGGAAAGTAG
- the rsgA gene encoding ribosome small subunit-dependent GTPase A, with product MARWKYNKNRDDEYFRYDKIRRGKDKRKKKQDGEEKFVLDEVQWKKEDGWFRARVVEVQKRYAFVAPQDDDGTIDTKDVWLGTVARKYLQSKRMERNSVAVGDVVLCRPTDDREADIETDIPCCVIVNLAPRHSEISRRDPTSQERSHVLASNVDQLLVVASYQSPLVKWGLVDRYLVLAEEQGIEPIIVLNKEDLLKEESEEFRQRCREEIETYRRLGYRIFSLSVLTNSKDPAITEIGELMKDKVTILSGHSGVGKSSLVNMYRPEIVQEVEPDADIFYKGRHTTTYASFIGLDTGGYVIDTPGIRSFLLGDRSSIDLSYSFREFRPYMGACKFRECRHIDEPGCAILDALQKGEITNRRYRSYKGLLLGDTGREGRTRDDELEKG from the coding sequence ATGGCACGTTGGAAATATAATAAAAATCGCGACGACGAGTACTTTCGCTATGACAAGATTCGCCGTGGCAAAGATAAGCGGAAGAAGAAGCAAGACGGCGAAGAAAAGTTCGTTCTCGACGAAGTGCAGTGGAAAAAGGAAGATGGTTGGTTCCGAGCCCGAGTGGTCGAGGTCCAGAAGCGATATGCCTTCGTTGCTCCTCAAGATGATGATGGCACGATTGATACCAAAGATGTTTGGTTGGGCACCGTCGCGAGAAAGTATCTTCAATCGAAGCGTATGGAACGCAACTCAGTTGCTGTAGGGGACGTTGTTCTGTGTCGCCCAACCGATGATCGAGAAGCTGATATCGAGACTGATATTCCCTGCTGTGTGATTGTAAACCTCGCTCCCCGGCATTCAGAAATCTCTCGCCGTGATCCTACCTCTCAAGAACGAAGTCATGTATTGGCAAGCAATGTGGATCAACTGCTCGTAGTTGCTAGTTATCAGTCCCCCCTTGTGAAATGGGGCTTGGTTGATCGCTACCTCGTGCTAGCTGAAGAGCAAGGAATCGAGCCGATCATCGTTCTCAATAAAGAGGACCTTTTAAAAGAAGAGTCTGAGGAATTTCGGCAACGGTGTCGGGAAGAAATCGAAACCTACCGGCGGTTGGGCTACCGGATCTTTTCCCTTTCCGTGCTTACTAATTCTAAAGACCCTGCCATCACGGAGATTGGTGAGTTAATGAAGGATAAGGTGACGATCTTGAGCGGCCATTCCGGGGTTGGAAAGTCTTCCCTAGTAAATATGTATCGGCCGGAAATTGTTCAAGAGGTGGAGCCGGATGCTGATATCTTTTACAAAGGTCGCCATACCACCACCTATGCGAGCTTTATAGGGCTCGACACCGGGGGTTATGTGATTGACACTCCTGGCATTCGAAGTTTTTTGCTGGGTGATCGCAGTAGCATCGACCTTTCCTACAGCTTTCGAGAGTTCCGGCCCTATATGGGGGCGTGTAAGTTTCGCGAATGTCGGCACATCGATGAGCCTGGCTGTGCAATTTTGGATGCCTTGCAGAAAGGTGAAATAACGAATAGAAGATATCGATCCTACAAAGGATTACTACTGGGTGATACAGGGCGAGAAGGGCGTACTCGCGATGATGAACTAGAAAAAGGATAG
- a CDS encoding acyl-CoA dehydrogenase family protein → MSYSFADSEEIKMLRESVRDFAEKEIAPKAHDLDENEEFSVELTKKMGELGLFGTVIPAEYGGQGMDYIQYVVAVEELARVDGSHAATIAAHNSLGAAPLYYYGNEEQKKEYLPSLCDGNGLWAFGLTEADAGSDAQASKTKAEYDAANDEWVINGSKIWITNSASELTKGITVQAITGKRDNGKNELSCFIVPADAKGLTRKVMHGKMMWRASNTGELYFDNVRVPNSAMLGNKGEGFKQMMETLDNGRLSIGAMGLGLAKGALDLTIKYANERQTFGKPIAKHQAVAFKLAEMATRIEAAEGLLYKAAWLKQEGRDFQKHAAMAKLYCSEVAEYCAREGQQTFGGYGLMKEYPIERHYRDAALLRIGEGTSEIQRLVISRYIGC, encoded by the coding sequence ATGTCATACTCGTTTGCGGATTCTGAAGAAATCAAGATGTTGCGTGAGTCAGTGCGAGACTTTGCGGAAAAGGAAATTGCACCCAAGGCACACGATCTCGATGAAAACGAAGAGTTTTCTGTTGAGCTTACCAAAAAGATGGGTGAGCTAGGACTTTTTGGAACTGTAATCCCTGCCGAGTACGGTGGCCAGGGGATGGACTACATCCAGTATGTAGTAGCAGTTGAAGAATTGGCCCGTGTAGATGGCTCTCACGCGGCGACCATTGCTGCTCATAACTCTCTGGGAGCAGCGCCCCTTTACTACTATGGTAACGAAGAGCAGAAGAAAGAATATCTGCCAAGCTTGTGTGACGGCAATGGGCTTTGGGCTTTTGGGCTTACAGAAGCTGACGCCGGTAGTGACGCTCAAGCAAGTAAGACCAAAGCTGAGTATGACGCAGCCAATGACGAGTGGGTCATCAACGGCTCTAAAATCTGGATCACCAATAGTGCCAGTGAGCTGACCAAAGGGATCACTGTTCAGGCTATTACCGGAAAGCGTGATAATGGCAAGAACGAGTTATCCTGCTTTATCGTTCCGGCAGATGCCAAAGGGCTAACGCGCAAGGTCATGCATGGTAAGATGATGTGGCGAGCTTCGAATACAGGTGAGCTGTACTTTGATAACGTTCGGGTGCCTAACTCTGCTATGCTAGGGAATAAGGGGGAAGGCTTTAAGCAGATGATGGAAACTCTCGACAATGGTCGCCTTTCCATCGGTGCTATGGGGCTTGGGCTTGCAAAAGGAGCCTTGGATCTCACGATTAAATATGCCAATGAACGACAAACTTTTGGGAAACCGATTGCCAAGCATCAGGCAGTGGCTTTCAAATTGGCTGAAATGGCAACTCGTATTGAGGCAGCAGAAGGCCTGCTTTACAAAGCAGCCTGGCTTAAGCAGGAAGGTCGCGACTTCCAAAAGCACGCGGCGATGGCGAAGCTCTACTGCTCAGAAGTTGCTGAATATTGTGCTCGGGAAGGCCAGCAAACCTTTGGTGGCTATGGATTGATGAAAGAGTACCCGATCGAACGACACTATCGTGATGCAGCACTACTACGGATTGGTGAAGGCACTAGTGAGATTCAAAGACTTGTTATTTCGCGATATATTGGCTGCTAG
- a CDS encoding response regulator transcription factor: protein MTEKKSLLIIDDEGDIAEILATLLEDEFECEYVVSGEEGLNKIQTNQYSAIITDLEMPDISGINIIKTVRENNDNIPIFISTGHDHAHPKVQTALSIGAQAALHKPFLDPDDLIATLKPHLG from the coding sequence ATGACTGAAAAGAAATCACTTTTAATTATCGATGACGAAGGGGATATTGCCGAGATCTTGGCAACTCTTCTGGAAGACGAATTCGAGTGTGAGTATGTTGTCAGCGGCGAGGAAGGGCTCAACAAGATTCAGACGAATCAGTATTCGGCCATCATTACTGATCTAGAGATGCCTGACATTTCCGGGATCAATATCATCAAGACCGTTCGCGAAAACAATGACAACATCCCTATTTTCATCAGCACGGGTCACGATCATGCGCACCCCAAAGTGCAAACAGCCCTGTCGATAGGCGCGCAGGCCGCACTGCACAAGCCGTTTCTCGATCCAGATGATCTCATAGCAACCCTTAAGCCTCACTTGGGCTAA
- a CDS encoding O-antigen ligase family protein yields MSNSSFSSHKACASVPLAPWENILLILAVFSMVLPPAFQAISTGFVALWWLFRRGWRQIFPEGEGVESSDRVLHLILKVLLIGLLVSIAFRLASMVAEIHQYGWSNAATIIQQNLKLMGKYGIWGSFLVLAFQYAVSRGWSIDGIVKPLAVLLSLLAIYMIAQRYTGIHWVHGFSGTLPENRFAYGVYRASGFMAHPLTLAYNLMLVISLCFGLATFHPQRHTARYWYLCALMGLVCLFLTNSRFPVILTLAMIAIYCGIGLRRSMRLWAIGGFIVLSLLASWSIKDRFGEIFDEQRSLEDRIPRLVFWEVHWQMFKDQPVFGVGYVFKDQQTVAYYNKLGYNDLKRKYSAHNIYLQTLADSGITGLLSMFSMILALVIVAWQLWYRWHLPTLGIIVLSMLLAGMMQNILRDSEFLSALWMSLALLLVFFRERIFAAGSQIKDIQS; encoded by the coding sequence ATGTCCAATTCATCTTTCTCTAGTCATAAGGCCTGTGCGTCTGTGCCTTTGGCCCCCTGGGAAAATATTCTACTAATTCTTGCCGTATTTTCCATGGTATTACCACCTGCTTTTCAAGCAATCTCGACGGGGTTTGTGGCACTCTGGTGGCTATTTAGGCGTGGTTGGCGCCAAATTTTCCCCGAAGGTGAAGGGGTTGAGTCATCCGATCGGGTGCTCCACCTGATTCTAAAAGTGCTCCTCATAGGTCTTTTGGTATCCATCGCCTTTCGCTTGGCGTCGATGGTTGCAGAAATCCACCAGTACGGATGGAGCAATGCAGCGACTATTATTCAGCAGAATCTGAAGCTTATGGGAAAGTACGGCATTTGGGGGAGTTTTTTAGTGCTAGCCTTCCAGTATGCTGTGAGTCGCGGCTGGTCGATCGACGGCATCGTCAAACCTTTGGCGGTGTTACTCTCCCTGCTAGCCATCTACATGATTGCGCAACGCTACACTGGCATTCATTGGGTTCACGGTTTTAGTGGAACCTTGCCGGAGAATCGCTTTGCCTATGGGGTCTATCGAGCCTCGGGCTTTATGGCTCATCCCTTAACACTGGCCTATAACTTGATGCTAGTCATTTCTTTGTGCTTCGGCCTCGCCACTTTCCACCCTCAACGCCACACAGCTCGATACTGGTATCTTTGCGCCCTGATGGGGCTGGTTTGCCTATTTTTGACCAATTCAAGATTTCCGGTAATTCTGACCCTGGCTATGATTGCCATATATTGTGGGATCGGCCTCCGGCGCTCCATGCGGCTCTGGGCCATTGGAGGCTTTATTGTGCTTAGCCTTCTCGCTTCTTGGAGTATCAAAGATCGGTTTGGTGAGATATTCGATGAGCAAAGATCCTTGGAAGACCGCATCCCTCGTTTAGTTTTCTGGGAAGTCCACTGGCAAATGTTCAAGGACCAGCCTGTTTTCGGGGTTGGTTATGTCTTCAAAGACCAGCAGACTGTGGCCTACTACAACAAGCTTGGGTACAATGATCTAAAGAGAAAGTATTCGGCTCACAATATCTATCTGCAAACCTTGGCGGACTCGGGTATTACAGGTCTTCTTTCAATGTTCTCAATGATTTTAGCCCTTGTGATCGTCGCTTGGCAGCTATGGTATCGGTGGCACCTGCCGACACTAGGCATCATTGTCCTCTCCATGCTCCTAGCCGGTATGATGCAGAATATACTAAGGGACAGTGAGTTTCTTTCCGCGCTTTGGATGTCCTTAGCGCTCCTTTTAGTTTTCTTTAGGGAACGTATCTTTGCAGCAGGAAGTCAAATCAAAGATATCCAATCCTGA
- a CDS encoding tetratricopeptide repeat protein: protein MQKLAIIIFSIIWSAPGWAGDDLELKLAKLWGKIDELEIKVQRQEEKIRILERGLMLGVIPEELLKGKLNFESETRPPIAWDDHHDRQSHSVKPEPSERTDSPPQAQKLLDQKYTEADYSRMIKEAQSLFSSGKYGQAITIYQEIERSFPARNGEGQSFYWIGLSWYYLKEYDLAEASLLKLIAHHSDSPWIPSARLFQGKILVQRGLPEQALQAFRRIIDAYPESDTSEMARHEIKLIRERI from the coding sequence TTGCAAAAGCTAGCAATCATAATCTTCAGTATCATCTGGAGTGCTCCAGGCTGGGCTGGCGATGACCTTGAACTCAAGCTTGCCAAACTTTGGGGTAAGATTGACGAGCTAGAAATTAAAGTTCAGAGGCAGGAAGAAAAAATACGGATTCTCGAACGAGGCTTAATGCTAGGGGTGATCCCGGAAGAACTACTAAAAGGCAAGCTTAACTTTGAATCTGAAACTAGGCCCCCTATTGCGTGGGATGATCACCATGATAGGCAAAGCCATTCGGTAAAACCAGAACCATCGGAGAGGACGGATAGCCCTCCTCAGGCGCAGAAGCTTCTAGACCAAAAGTACACTGAAGCCGACTATAGTCGTATGATAAAGGAAGCGCAGAGCTTGTTTAGTAGTGGCAAGTATGGACAGGCAATTACCATTTATCAAGAGATTGAAAGGAGCTTTCCTGCTCGTAATGGAGAAGGACAAAGCTTCTATTGGATTGGATTGTCTTGGTACTATCTCAAGGAGTATGACCTCGCTGAGGCGAGCCTGCTCAAATTAATAGCTCACCATTCCGATAGTCCTTGGATTCCTAGTGCCCGCTTGTTTCAGGGTAAAATCCTTGTTCAGAGAGGGCTTCCTGAGCAAGCTCTGCAAGCCTTTCGTCGAATCATCGACGCCTACCCTGAAAGTGATACATCTGAGATGGCCCGTCACGAAATCAAGCTGATTCGTGAGAGGATCTGA
- a CDS encoding LysM peptidoglycan-binding domain-containing protein: MAKLIIFPLLLLITTHELMGQNQEINVGELDNLEQGFDDDQQFQNQQEGQDQFQNQQQEQFQNQGNGFENNGPINFGNQANFGDGNPLNFGVENGSQGNNLNFGNGDDFPDNSPAQAASEQGAMDEGFNQEMSEQNFLNNSLNQPADQMNMNTNNTMMNNPALDMEDVATSESPMNQATPFRLRGPLIKKVTEPNLFSGAPPLPGTMRQMAVGEAPEEYPVEVGDTLFDICDQLIDEPGYWPKLWALNPYIRNPHFIYPGMKLRFYPGDESNPPFLRVVTEDDVVPVDRGAIVEDELLAEDVTPLLTKAEKPNRTPVISPDELREFPELDEAFIREGDVFRTDHQKVIIPAFVFEEEQKALATIRGGTAGSFLLDKGQDIVIEKEEGVEVGATLSVIRPSGAVINPATEERVGYRYEFVGHIRVFRQFPDDEDLYGAKVVFNRTGIRPMDLVVPFLSVKRKVPYDLQSREAGDHLVVGFDFPYSFLGGRGSFIFLEQKNGKLEVGDTIKLFQDVRKASLGSEAKNLPLFQKFVAEAHIVDNRGTAATAFVIRDMFEVRLGDSTKSQVLEQ; encoded by the coding sequence ATGGCTAAGCTCATAATCTTCCCTCTATTGCTTCTCATCACCACTCATGAACTCATGGGTCAGAACCAAGAGATCAACGTCGGTGAGCTTGATAACTTGGAGCAAGGGTTTGATGACGATCAACAGTTTCAGAACCAGCAGGAAGGGCAAGATCAGTTTCAGAACCAGCAGCAAGAACAGTTTCAAAATCAAGGGAACGGCTTTGAAAATAATGGTCCCATTAATTTCGGCAATCAGGCTAATTTTGGTGATGGTAACCCTCTGAATTTTGGTGTCGAAAATGGAAGCCAGGGAAATAATCTAAACTTTGGCAATGGCGACGATTTTCCCGATAATTCTCCTGCTCAAGCTGCATCGGAGCAAGGGGCAATGGATGAAGGGTTTAATCAAGAGATGAGCGAACAGAACTTCCTCAATAACAGCTTGAACCAGCCAGCTGATCAAATGAATATGAATACGAACAACACGATGATGAATAATCCTGCGTTGGATATGGAAGATGTGGCCACTTCGGAGTCTCCTATGAATCAAGCGACTCCTTTTCGCTTGCGGGGGCCTCTCATCAAAAAAGTAACGGAACCGAATCTATTCTCAGGGGCGCCTCCTTTGCCAGGAACGATGAGACAAATGGCTGTGGGTGAAGCGCCCGAAGAATATCCGGTGGAGGTTGGTGATACGCTGTTCGATATCTGTGACCAACTCATTGATGAGCCAGGCTACTGGCCAAAACTTTGGGCATTGAACCCGTATATCCGAAACCCGCACTTTATCTATCCCGGAATGAAACTGCGATTTTACCCAGGCGATGAGTCAAATCCTCCGTTTTTGAGGGTTGTCACCGAGGATGATGTGGTGCCGGTCGACCGGGGAGCGATAGTTGAAGATGAGCTTCTAGCTGAAGATGTCACCCCGCTGCTAACAAAGGCTGAAAAGCCCAATAGAACGCCGGTGATCTCGCCAGATGAATTGCGGGAGTTTCCCGAGCTTGACGAAGCCTTCATCCGTGAGGGAGATGTCTTTCGAACAGACCACCAGAAAGTGATTATCCCAGCCTTTGTTTTTGAAGAGGAGCAAAAAGCACTGGCAACCATTCGAGGTGGAACAGCGGGCTCTTTTCTCCTTGATAAGGGGCAAGATATCGTTATTGAAAAGGAAGAAGGTGTCGAAGTAGGAGCGACTTTATCAGTGATTCGTCCCTCAGGAGCAGTGATCAATCCAGCTACCGAGGAGAGGGTGGGGTATCGCTATGAATTTGTAGGTCATATCAGAGTGTTTCGCCAGTTCCCTGATGATGAGGATCTCTATGGAGCTAAAGTTGTCTTTAATCGCACAGGAATTAGGCCCATGGATCTTGTGGTGCCATTCCTATCGGTGAAACGCAAGGTTCCCTACGACTTACAATCAAGGGAAGCAGGAGACCACTTAGTTGTTGGCTTCGACTTCCCCTACTCCTTTTTGGGAGGGCGTGGTTCATTTATCTTTCTAGAACAGAAAAACGGAAAACTTGAAGTCGGTGATACGATCAAGCTTTTTCAGGACGTAAGGAAGGCGTCATTGGGAAGTGAGGCTAAGAATCTTCCATTGTTTCAGAAGTTTGTTGCCGAAGCGCATATAGTCGACAATCGTGGCACCGCAGCGACAGCTTTTGTGATACGAGACATGTTCGAAGTGCGTCTTGGTGATAGCACCAAAAGTCAGGTCCTAGAGCAATAA